The Xenorhabdus doucetiae genome has a window encoding:
- a CDS encoding penicillin-binding protein activator: MLPSIFVRFKTGLVYTALLSAMIIAGCTMPKPQGQPTSAPQDNISAEINRYQAIIDAAHNQPSLAVIRAYIALESYATDDAARQKNLDETWQLLTQLSPQQMSELVINANEYTLQGWLDLLNTYQSNKQQSNKQDLDKLRLAIHDWQIRYPNNPAARSLPTALQQMLQEGQGSPATIGLFLPLSGQAKIFGEAIRQGFLDAQKGLPKPALPNPSLPNPSLPESSLPTNATDANEAVNAEPSASPENTEINDAPINDQPVNNQPVKVYDTDSQPLTELLEQAKQDGVTLVVGPLLKPNVEQLAQIETPLNILALNELDMPQRQPNICYFSLSPEDEAKNAALHIWQQQKSNPLVLIPRTELGTRVANAFAQEWQKLGGQTVLQQTFGTPYEMRQSMNRGVGIRLSGTPVSTASSATGPVDAVYIVATADELTIIKPMIDMAISSRKKPTLYASSRSNKSGSGPDFRLEMDGMQFSDIPLLTGINVPLMQQAAQKFANDYSLMRLYAMGIDAWSLANQFTQMQQEMGFHLSGASGELSVTDNCTVLRQLPWMQFNHGRITLENRTENTHNPEGIDNPENTDGTDTNSAGQGNNPNKVNNTL, encoded by the coding sequence ATGCTTCCCTCAATTTTTGTGCGTTTCAAAACTGGTTTAGTTTATACAGCATTGCTGTCAGCTATGATTATTGCAGGGTGTACCATGCCCAAACCGCAAGGGCAACCCACTTCTGCGCCTCAGGACAATATCAGCGCAGAGATTAACCGCTACCAAGCCATTATTGACGCAGCACACAATCAACCCTCGTTGGCGGTTATCCGTGCTTACATCGCATTGGAGTCTTACGCCACCGATGACGCTGCCCGCCAAAAAAACCTTGATGAGACTTGGCAATTACTGACGCAACTCTCCCCACAGCAAATGAGTGAATTGGTGATTAATGCCAATGAATATACGTTGCAGGGCTGGCTTGATTTACTCAATACCTATCAATCCAATAAACAGCAGTCCAATAAACAGGATCTCGACAAACTGCGTCTGGCGATCCACGATTGGCAAATCCGCTATCCCAACAATCCGGCTGCGCGCAGTTTACCCACTGCCCTGCAACAAATGCTGCAAGAAGGCCAAGGCAGCCCTGCGACGATTGGGTTATTTCTGCCTTTGAGCGGTCAGGCAAAAATATTCGGTGAAGCGATTCGTCAGGGTTTCCTTGATGCACAAAAAGGATTACCAAAACCAGCGTTACCCAACCCATCGCTACCAAATCCTTCGTTGCCAGAATCATCATTGCCAACCAATGCGACCGATGCAAATGAAGCGGTTAACGCCGAACCATCGGCCAGTCCCGAAAATACCGAGATTAATGATGCTCCTATCAATGATCAGCCAGTAAACAATCAACCGGTAAAAGTCTATGACACCGACAGCCAGCCACTCACCGAACTGCTGGAACAGGCTAAACAAGATGGCGTGACCTTGGTTGTTGGGCCATTGCTGAAACCCAATGTGGAACAATTGGCTCAAATTGAAACGCCGTTAAATATTCTGGCGCTTAATGAACTCGATATGCCGCAAAGACAGCCGAATATCTGTTATTTCTCACTCTCTCCTGAGGATGAGGCGAAAAATGCCGCCCTGCATATCTGGCAACAGCAAAAGAGTAACCCCTTGGTGTTAATCCCTCGTACTGAATTAGGCACCCGCGTTGCCAACGCCTTTGCACAAGAGTGGCAAAAACTGGGTGGTCAGACGGTATTGCAACAGACTTTTGGCACACCGTATGAAATGCGCCAATCCATGAATCGCGGTGTTGGCATTCGCTTGTCCGGTACGCCGGTGAGTACTGCCAGTTCAGCCACCGGCCCGGTCGATGCCGTTTACATTGTTGCGACAGCAGACGAGTTGACAATCATCAAGCCCATGATCGATATGGCCATCAGTTCCCGTAAAAAACCCACTCTCTACGCCAGTTCGCGCAGTAATAAATCTGGTTCAGGCCCTGATTTCCGCCTGGAGATGGATGGCATGCAGTTCAGCGACATCCCATTGCTAACCGGCATCAATGTGCCATTAATGCAGCAAGCAGCCCAAAAATTTGCCAATGATTATTCCCTGATGCGCCTCTATGCCATGGGCATTGATGCGTGGTCACTGGCCAATCAATTTACCCAAATGCAGCAAGAAATGGGATTCCACCTGAGCGGCGCTTCGGGAGAGCTTTCCGTGACAGATAACTGTACCGTCTTGCGTCAGTTGCCTTGGATGCAATTCAATCATGGACGCATCACTCTCGAAAATCGCACTGAAAATACCCATAATCCAGAAGGTATCGATAACCCAGAAAATACCGATGGTACTGATACCAATAGTGCTGGCCAAGGGAATAATCCCAATAAGGTGAATAATACGTTGTGA
- a CDS encoding YraN family protein, translated as MKKPTNNHYALGRHYEHQVKLFLQKQGLVFVAENVKIRGGEIDLIMRDRHTWVFVEVRFRQNAQYGGAIATITQSKRRKLLYTAAVWLSQRNECLETAPCRFDVCAITGQKFEWLKNAFTLNESLFY; from the coding sequence ATGAAAAAACCGACGAACAATCACTATGCGCTGGGGCGCCATTATGAACATCAGGTTAAACTGTTTTTGCAAAAACAAGGGCTTGTCTTCGTTGCTGAGAATGTGAAAATTCGTGGCGGGGAAATCGATCTGATTATGCGTGATAGACACACATGGGTATTTGTTGAAGTCCGTTTCCGCCAGAATGCACAATATGGTGGAGCCATTGCTACAATTACCCAAAGTAAGCGCAGAAAGCTCTTGTATACAGCGGCTGTCTGGCTGTCCCAACGCAATGAATGTCTGGAAACGGCACCGTGCCGTTTTGATGTTTGTGCCATAACAGGACAGAAATTTGAATGGCTGAAAAACGCCTTCACCCTGAATGAGAGCCTGTTTTATTAG
- the diaA gene encoding DnaA initiator-associating protein DiaA has protein sequence MLDRIKVCFTESIQTQIAAAEALPDAIARAAMMMVQSLLNGNKILCCGNGGSAATAQRFAASMINRFETDRPSLPALSLNADNVVVTAIANSKQPDEIYAKQVRALGHAGDVLLAISTHGNSRDIIKAVEAAVTRDMTIVALTGYDGGELAGLLGPQDVEIRIPSHHSVRIQEVHMLTINCLCDLIDNTLFPHQDE, from the coding sequence GTGCTGGATAGAATTAAAGTCTGCTTTACAGAGAGTATTCAAACTCAGATCGCAGCAGCAGAAGCATTACCCGACGCCATAGCACGCGCCGCAATGATGATGGTGCAATCACTGCTGAACGGCAACAAAATTCTTTGCTGTGGTAACGGTGGGTCTGCCGCAACCGCACAACGTTTTGCCGCCAGCATGATCAACCGCTTTGAAACCGATCGGCCAAGTCTGCCTGCTCTGTCGCTGAATGCTGATAATGTCGTGGTCACGGCTATCGCCAATAGTAAGCAGCCTGACGAAATCTACGCCAAGCAAGTCAGGGCGCTGGGACATGCCGGGGACGTCCTGCTTGCCATTTCGACCCACGGCAACAGTCGGGACATCATCAAAGCGGTGGAAGCGGCGGTGACACGTGATATGACGATTGTCGCACTGACGGGCTACGATGGCGGCGAACTGGCGGGTTTACTCGGCCCTCAGGATGTTGAGATACGCATACCCTCACATCACAGCGTCAGAATACAAGAAGTTCATATGTTGACAATCAACTGCCTGTGCGACTTAATCGACAACACGTTATTTCCTCATCAGGATGAATAA
- the dolP gene encoding division/outer membrane stress-associated lipid-binding lipoprotein, with translation MRLFSLLLVCFSAMLLQGCIGAAVVGSAAIATKAGSDPRTVGQQVDDTTLEARVSNAISKDAQIKSQARVVVTVYQGKILLTGQSPNMALAERAKQIASKIEGTDVVYNEIRQGNPVTLATASADTWLTTKVRSKILASDAVKSSSIKVVTEDGEVFLFGIVTQQEGAAAAKIASETSGIKRVTTAFTYLN, from the coding sequence ATGCGGTTATTTTCTCTATTATTGGTCTGTTTCAGTGCCATGCTATTGCAGGGATGTATTGGTGCCGCCGTCGTGGGTTCCGCTGCGATTGCCACAAAAGCCGGTTCAGATCCGCGAACCGTCGGGCAACAAGTTGACGATACCACGCTGGAAGCACGTGTCAGCAATGCCATCAGTAAGGACGCACAAATCAAGTCCCAGGCCCGCGTGGTCGTGACGGTGTATCAGGGTAAAATTCTTTTAACAGGCCAAAGCCCGAATATGGCTCTGGCTGAACGGGCAAAACAGATTGCGTCAAAAATTGAAGGCACCGACGTGGTATATAACGAGATCCGTCAGGGTAATCCCGTCACGTTAGCCACGGCCTCCGCGGATACTTGGTTGACAACCAAAGTACGCTCCAAAATTTTAGCCAGCGATGCCGTGAAATCATCCAGCATCAAAGTGGTGACAGAAGATGGTGAAGTCTTTTTGTTTGGCATCGTCACACAACAAGAAGGCGCTGCCGCGGCGAAAATCGCCAGCGAAACCAGCGGCATAAAACGAGTCACCACCGCATTTACCTATCTCAACTGA
- a CDS encoding type VI secretion system baseplate subunit TssF: MKNNKESLYLKVLAYLRALVSNLRDKLEDDFPEITHGILSRIWPLALSPIPPTTIMQFYPTDGEQQGTVDIPAGTPVKGEVIYGSTANLISPINTPQKIEFNFYLVPSLLPNDSAIENFFPNHRQPNKSNSNNILHHFSGVYIDFIKEKLVSLCIPDNNIIYKEKMQNFKDKMNKQRDELKEEYLNYQYFLKLEQQIGSRLSFSQESESGKRAFDYFIHNEKSNKS; this comes from the coding sequence ATGAAAAACAATAAGGAATCGCTGTACCTGAAAGTATTGGCCTACCTGCGGGCGCTGGTTTCCAACTTACGGGATAAGCTGGAAGATGATTTTCCCGAAATTACCCACGGTATCCTGTCCCGCATCTGGCCGTTAGCCCTGAGTCCCATTCCGCCCACAACAATCATGCAGTTTTATCCCACCGATGGAGAGCAACAGGGTACCGTTGACATCCCGGCCGGCACGCCGGTTAAAGGAGAGGTTATATACGGTTCCACTGCAAATCTGATTTCTCCAATAAACACCCCCCAAAAGATAGAATTTAATTTCTATTTAGTTCCATCATTATTACCAAACGATTCTGCAATCGAAAATTTCTTTCCAAATCACAGGCAACCCAATAAGTCAAACTCAAATAATATACTTCATCATTTTAGTGGAGTTTATATAGACTTTATAAAAGAAAAACTCGTTTCATTATGCATCCCTGATAACAATATAATTTATAAGGAAAAGATGCAAAATTTTAAAGATAAGATGAATAAACAAAGAGATGAATTGAAAGAGGAGTATTTAAATTATCAATATTTTTTAAAACTAGAGCAACAAATTGGTTCACGACTATCTTTTAGTCAAGAAAGTGAGTCAGGGAAACGAGCGTTCGATTATTTTATACACAATGAAAAATCTAATAAGAGCTAA
- a CDS encoding PAAR domain-containing protein encodes MAGKAVILLNDATDHGGKVITAIGGYTYQGVPVAGKGDLVTCPKCEGTYPIIDGSESLKSHGTPIALEGMQTACGAKLIASQKDFLA; translated from the coding sequence ATGGCAGGTAAAGCAGTGATTCTTTTAAATGATGCCACCGATCACGGTGGCAAGGTGATCACCGCAATTGGCGGTTATACCTATCAGGGCGTGCCGGTTGCCGGCAAAGGCGATTTGGTCACTTGTCCAAAATGCGAGGGAACGTATCCGATTATTGATGGGAGTGAATCGTTGAAGTCGCATGGTACGCCGATTGCGCTGGAAGGTATGCAAACCGCCTGTGGTGCTAAGCTGATTGCCAGCCAGAAAGATTTTCTGGCTTAA
- the mtgA gene encoding monofunctional biosynthetic peptidoglycan transglycosylase, giving the protein MRNPFSIVWHWLKRIVVSITVLWFVAVIAFSFLPVPFSMIMIERQLGALASINFSYVSRSTWVDQNQISPYMALAVMAAEDQKFPKHWGFDFDAIETAMAYNKKYQKRIRGASTISQQTSKNLFLWEGRSWIRKGLEAGMTTVLELLWSKQRILTVYLNIAEFGDGIFGVEEAARRYFGKPASRLTASESALLAAVLPNPHRYKVNAPSKYVLQRQQWILRQMQLMGGVNYLKQNDLRWERR; this is encoded by the coding sequence ATGAGAAATCCTTTTTCAATAGTGTGGCACTGGCTGAAAAGAATTGTCGTGTCGATCACAGTTCTATGGTTTGTTGCTGTCATCGCTTTTTCATTTCTGCCGGTGCCGTTTTCCATGATAATGATTGAGAGACAACTTGGCGCCTTAGCGTCAATTAATTTCTCTTATGTTTCTCGTTCAACATGGGTGGACCAGAATCAAATTTCACCTTATATGGCATTAGCCGTTATGGCCGCAGAAGATCAAAAATTCCCAAAACATTGGGGATTTGATTTTGATGCTATCGAAACGGCTATGGCATATAACAAAAAATATCAGAAACGAATTCGGGGAGCGTCAACCATTTCCCAGCAAACCAGCAAGAATTTATTTCTCTGGGAAGGGCGTAGTTGGATAAGAAAGGGGTTAGAGGCGGGAATGACCACCGTGTTAGAATTATTGTGGTCAAAGCAACGTATTTTAACGGTCTATCTGAATATTGCTGAGTTTGGCGATGGCATTTTTGGCGTTGAGGAAGCCGCCCGGCGTTATTTCGGCAAACCTGCCAGCCGCTTAACGGCTTCTGAATCTGCCTTGCTCGCTGCTGTGTTGCCGAACCCGCATCGTTATAAAGTCAATGCGCCCTCCAAATATGTATTGCAGCGTCAACAATGGATTTTACGGCAAATGCAGTTAATGGGGGGCGTGAATTATTTGAAACAAAATGATTTGCGATGGGAGAGGCGATAA
- the elbB gene encoding isoprenoid biosynthesis glyoxalase ElbB, with product MKSVAVILSGCGVYDGSEIHESVLTMLSLSRLGAKVSFFSPDEVQHHVINHLNGEEKAESRHIMEESARITRGNIQPLSKVNINELDALIIPGGFGAAKNLCNFAFKGSDCEINKELLSIVQGLHQQGKPMGFICIAPVMVPKILGKPIKVTIGNDPETVAQIEKMGGVHIECPVDDVIIDFEHKIVTTPAYMLAESLAQAEKGIDKLVRKIWEMIE from the coding sequence ATGAAATCGGTTGCCGTTATATTGAGTGGATGTGGAGTGTACGACGGAAGTGAAATTCACGAATCCGTTCTGACTATGCTCTCTTTAAGCCGTCTTGGTGCCAAAGTGTCTTTTTTTTCGCCTGATGAGGTACAACATCATGTTATTAATCACCTTAATGGAGAAGAGAAAGCAGAAAGCCGCCACATAATGGAAGAGTCAGCCCGTATAACACGGGGAAATATACAGCCTTTATCCAAAGTTAATATCAATGAGTTGGATGCGTTAATTATTCCCGGTGGTTTTGGTGCTGCCAAAAATTTATGTAATTTCGCATTCAAAGGATCAGATTGTGAAATAAATAAGGAATTATTAAGTATCGTGCAGGGCTTGCACCAGCAAGGTAAGCCGATGGGGTTTATATGTATTGCCCCGGTGATGGTGCCTAAAATATTAGGCAAACCGATAAAAGTCACCATCGGCAACGATCCAGAAACTGTGGCTCAAATAGAGAAGATGGGCGGGGTACATATTGAGTGTCCTGTTGATGATGTTATTATTGATTTTGAACACAAAATTGTAACAACACCCGCCTATATGCTCGCCGAATCTTTGGCTCAAGCGGAAAAGGGAATTGATAAATTGGTGAGAAAAATATGGGAAATGATTGAGTAA
- the arcB gene encoding aerobic respiration two-component sensor histidine kinase ArcB, protein MKLIRGLAQYYVDLMMKLGLVRFSLLLASALVILAMAMQMAVTFVLHGEVQLIDLIRSIFFGLLITPWAVYFLSIVVEQLEESRQRLSSLVAKLEEMRQRDATLNQQLKENIAQLNQEISDREKAEKAHLVLLDKLKLEMEHREKTQIELEQQSVLLRSFLDASPDLVYYRNEDNEFSGCNRAMELLTGKSEKQLIGLTPTDVYDKEIASKVMETDEKVFRHNVSLTYEQWLVYPDGRKACFELRKVPFYDRVGKRHGLMGFGRDITERKRYQDALENASRDKTTFISTISHELRTPLNGIVGLSRILLDTDLTPEQSKYLETIHVSAITLGNIFNDIIELDKIERRKIQLDNQPIDFTGFMTDLENISGLLAQPKGIKFVLEPEQPLPAKVLTDGTRLRQILWNLISNAVKFTPKGEIKVRIWREEGERLLFEVTDSGIGIPADELEKIFAMYYQVKDSAGGRPATGTGIGLAVSKRLAQSMGGDIVVKSTLGKGSCFTLSVIAPAIDEQPEGKVEQETMPLPALNILLVEDIELNVIVARSVLEKLGNSVDVAMNGHDALAMFDPDEYDLVLLDIQLPDMTGLDIARQLHQRYASQSLPPLIALTANVLKDKKEYLDAGMDGVLNKPLSVKELTTVIEKYWGKGAESENILPEVDMMNRDEERLDTEMLNQYIELVGAKMIADNLAIFETMMPGYLALLDSNMTARDQKGITEEAHKIKGAAGSVGLRHLQQLAQQIQSPDLPAWWDNVQEWVDELKLEWKQDIEILRNWLPSVTKK, encoded by the coding sequence ATGAAACTCATTCGGGGGCTTGCCCAATATTATGTCGATTTAATGATGAAACTGGGGCTGGTGCGCTTTTCCCTATTACTGGCATCTGCTTTGGTGATCCTTGCGATGGCTATGCAGATGGCGGTGACATTCGTACTGCATGGAGAAGTACAGCTTATTGATTTAATTCGCTCCATCTTTTTTGGTTTATTGATTACTCCTTGGGCGGTCTATTTTCTCTCCATTGTTGTCGAGCAACTTGAAGAGTCCCGCCAGCGCTTATCGAGTCTGGTGGCAAAACTGGAAGAAATGCGTCAGCGTGATGCGACCTTAAACCAACAACTCAAAGAAAACATTGCGCAATTGAATCAGGAGATCAGTGACAGGGAAAAGGCGGAAAAAGCCCATTTGGTTTTGCTGGATAAGCTCAAACTGGAGATGGAGCACCGCGAAAAAACCCAGATTGAACTTGAACAGCAATCCGTACTGTTGCGTTCATTTCTGGATGCTTCGCCGGATTTGGTTTATTACCGCAATGAAGATAACGAATTTTCCGGCTGTAACCGGGCGATGGAGTTACTGACGGGCAAAAGCGAAAAACAGCTTATTGGCCTGACGCCGACGGATGTTTACGACAAAGAAATTGCCAGTAAGGTGATGGAAACCGACGAAAAAGTCTTTCGCCACAATGTCTCCCTGACTTACGAACAATGGCTGGTTTATCCCGATGGGCGCAAGGCCTGTTTTGAACTCAGGAAAGTCCCTTTTTACGATCGCGTTGGCAAACGGCATGGGCTTATGGGATTTGGGCGCGATATCACGGAGCGTAAGCGCTATCAGGATGCGTTGGAGAACGCCAGCAGGGATAAGACGACGTTTATCTCCACGATTAGCCATGAGCTTCGTACGCCTTTAAATGGCATCGTGGGCCTGAGCCGGATCTTGCTGGATACCGACTTAACCCCAGAGCAAAGTAAATACTTGGAAACGATCCATGTCAGCGCCATTACTTTGGGTAATATTTTCAATGATATCATTGAATTAGATAAAATTGAGCGTCGTAAGATCCAGCTTGATAACCAACCGATTGACTTCACGGGGTTTATGACCGATTTGGAGAACATTTCAGGCTTATTAGCGCAGCCGAAAGGGATTAAATTTGTTCTGGAACCAGAGCAACCATTACCCGCCAAGGTGCTGACCGATGGAACCCGTTTGCGCCAAATCTTGTGGAACCTGATTAGCAATGCCGTGAAATTTACCCCTAAAGGGGAAATTAAGGTGCGTATCTGGCGTGAAGAAGGGGAGCGCTTATTGTTTGAAGTGACGGACTCCGGTATTGGTATTCCTGCTGATGAGCTGGAAAAAATCTTCGCCATGTATTATCAGGTCAAAGACAGTGCGGGCGGGCGTCCTGCCACCGGCACCGGGATTGGCCTTGCTGTTTCGAAGCGCCTTGCCCAAAGTATGGGCGGGGATATCGTAGTGAAAAGTACATTAGGCAAAGGTTCTTGCTTCACGTTGTCTGTCATTGCCCCTGCCATTGATGAACAGCCCGAAGGGAAAGTTGAACAAGAGACGATGCCGTTGCCGGCACTTAACATCTTACTGGTCGAAGATATTGAATTGAACGTCATTGTGGCTCGTTCCGTACTGGAGAAACTGGGCAACAGTGTGGATGTTGCCATGAACGGTCATGATGCACTGGCCATGTTTGATCCTGATGAATATGACTTAGTGTTACTGGATATCCAATTGCCGGATATGACGGGGCTGGATATCGCCCGCCAATTGCACCAGCGTTACGCTTCTCAATCCTTACCGCCTTTGATCGCGCTGACGGCGAATGTATTAAAGGATAAAAAAGAATATCTTGATGCCGGCATGGATGGGGTGCTCAATAAACCTTTATCCGTCAAAGAATTGACTACCGTGATAGAAAAATATTGGGGTAAGGGAGCGGAATCTGAAAACATTTTACCGGAGGTGGATATGATGAATCGCGATGAAGAACGGCTGGATACGGAGATGCTAAACCAATATATCGAACTGGTGGGGGCAAAAATGATTGCCGATAACCTGGCTATTTTTGAAACCATGATGCCCGGTTACCTTGCCTTGCTGGACTCCAATATGACCGCCAGAGATCAAAAAGGGATCACGGAAGAAGCGCATAAGATTAAGGGAGCGGCGGGTTCGGTAGGGTTACGCCATTTACAGCAATTGGCGCAACAGATTCAGTCACCGGATTTACCTGCGTGGTGGGACAATGTTCAGGAGTGGGTGGATGAGTTAAAGTTGGAATGGAAGCAGGATATAGAAATATTAAGAAATTGGTTACCAAGCGTTACAAAAAAATAA